The Excalfactoria chinensis isolate bCotChi1 chromosome 10, bCotChi1.hap2, whole genome shotgun sequence genome has a segment encoding these proteins:
- the TPM1 gene encoding LOW QUALITY PROTEIN: tropomyosin alpha-1 chain (The sequence of the model RefSeq protein was modified relative to this genomic sequence to represent the inferred CDS: deleted 2 bases in 1 codon) — translation MDAIKKKMQMLKLDKENALDRAEQAEADKKAAEERSKQLEDDIVQLEKQLRVTEDSRDQVLEELHKSEDSLLSAEENAAKVSCPYCKHRESNCLSFSLSLSVRPFFSVSSALALLPLHGHIACCTFSCLPSPLHHLPPVSQLEDELVALQKKLKGTEDELDKYSESLKDAQEKLELADKKATDAESEVASLNRRIQLVEEELDRAQERLATALQKLEEAEKAADESERGMKVIENRAQKDEEKMEIQEIQLKEAKHIAEEADRKYEEVARKLVIIEGDLERAEERAELSESKCAELEEELKTVTNNLKSLEAQAEKYSQKEDKYEEEIKVLTDKLKEAETRAEFAERSVTKLEKSIDDLEEKVAHAKEENLNMHQMLDQTLLELNNM, via the exons ATGGATGCCATCAAGAAAAAGATGCAGATGCTGAAACTTGACAAGGAGAATGCCTTGGACAGAGCCGAGCAAGCCGAAGCGgacaagaaggcagcagaggagaggAGCAAGCAG CTAGAGGATGACATTGTGCAATTGGAAAAGCAATTGCGCGTGACGGAGGATTCGAGGGACCAAGTGCTGGAAGAGCTGCACAAGTCTGAGGACAGCCTCCTCTCCGCAGAGGAGAATGCTGCCAAGGTATCGTGCCCGTACTGTAAGCACAGAGAATCTAACtgtctctccttc tctctctctctctctgtccgTCCgttcttttctgtctcttctgcaCTCGCACTTCTCCCTTTGCACGGTCACATTGCCTGCTGCACCTTTTCCTGCCTGCCGTCCCCTCTCCACCACCTTCCACCCGTGTCACAGCTGGAGGACGAGCTGGTGGCTCTGCAAAAGAAGCTGAAGGGCACTGAGGATGAGCTGGACAAATACTCCGAGTCCCTTAAAGATGCACAGGAAAAGTTGGAACTGGCTGACAAAAAGGCCACAGAT GCTGAGAGTGAAGTAGCTTCCCTGAACAGACGCATCCAGCTGGTTGAGGAAGAGTTGGATCGGGCTCAGGAGCGCTTGGCCACTGccctgcagaagctggaagaGGCTGAGAAGGCTGCAGATGAGAGTGAAAG AGGAATGAAGGTCATTGAAAATAGAGCCCAGAAGGATGAAGAGAAGATGGAAATCCAAGAGATCCAGCTTAAAGAAGCTAAGCACATTGCTGAAGAGGCTGACCGCAAGTATGAAGAG GTGGCTCGTAAGCTTGTGATCATTGAGGGTGACCTGGAGCGGGCTGAGGAACGTGCTGAACTATCAGAAAG CAAATGTGCTGAGCTTGAAGAGGAGTTGAAAACTGTGACCAACAACCTGAAGTCGCTGGAGGCTCAGGCTGAGAAG tactcacagaaagaagacaaatatGAAGAGGAGATTAAAGTTCTAACTGACAAACTGAAGGAG GCTGAGACCCGTGCTGAATTTGCTGAGAGGTCAGTAACCAAGCTGGAGAAGAGCATTGATGATCTAGAAG